The following are encoded together in the Drosophila sechellia strain sech25 chromosome 3R, ASM438219v1, whole genome shotgun sequence genome:
- the LOC6606487 gene encoding ubiquitin-conjugating enzyme E2 G1: MSELQASLLLNRQLSELQRHPVEGFSAGLVSDSDIFKWEVVIIGPPDTLYEGGVFKAHLIFPKEYPLRPPKMKFITEIWHPNIDKAGDVCISILHEPGDDKWGYEKAEERWLPVHTVETILLSVISMLTDPNDESAANVDAAKEYRENYAEFKRKVTRSVRRSQEEVE; the protein is encoded by the coding sequence ATGTCCGAACTGCAAGCATCGCTACTGCTCAATCGCCAGCTCTCCGAGTTACAACGCCATCCCGTCGAGGGCTTCTCCGCCGGTCTGGTCAGCGACTCGGACATCTTCAAATGGGAGGTGGTGATCATCGGTCCCCCGGATACGCTGTACGAGGGCGGCGTCTTCAAGGCACACCTGATCTTCCCGAAGGAGTACCCACTGCGCCCGCCCAAGATGAAGTTCATCACCGAAATCTGGCATCCCAATATCGACAAGGCCGGCGACGTTTGCATCTCGATCCTCCACGAACCGGGTGACGATAAGTGGGGCTACGAGAAGGCCGAGGAGCGCTGGCTACCGGTCCACACCGTGGAGACGATCCTTCTTTCCGTGATCTCCATGCTCACCGATCCCAATGATGAGTCGGCCGCCAATGTGGATGCGGCCAAGGAGTACCGCGAGAATTATGCGGAGTTCAAGCGCAAGGTCACCAGGTCTGTCCGCCGGAGTCAGGAGGAGGTGGAGTAG
- the LOC6606488 gene encoding low molecular weight phosphotyrosine protein phosphatase 2, with protein MGKRSQKSSVLMVCVGNLCRSPIAEAVMRDVVARAGLQGEWHVESAGIEDWHSGRRPDERALNVLARHNIDYHGKARVLAPEDFFEFDYIFGMDLSNLAALRRMAPKGATAKLLILGNFGLKPDERIIEDPYYDISEAPFEQIYRQCSIACKNFLKQARLKQIM; from the exons ATGGGCAAGAGATCGCAGAAGAGCAGTGTGCTGAtggtgtgtgtgg GCAACCTTTGCCGCTCCCCAATTGCCGAGGCTGTGATGCGTGACGTGGTCGCGAGGGCGGGACTGCAGGGGGAGTGGCACGTGGAGAGCGCCGGGATCGAGGATTGGCACTCCGGCCGCCGACCGGATGAGCGGGCTCTCAATGTCCTGGCCAGGCACAACATCGACTACCATGGCAAGGCGAGAGTTCTAGCTCCGGAGGACTTCTTCGAATTCGACTACATCTTCGGCATGGATCTCAGCAACCTGGCCGCCCTGAGGCGCATGGCTCCCAAAGGCGCCACTGCCAAGTTGCTGATTTTGGGGAATTTTGGCCTGAAACCAGATGAACGCATCATTGAGGATCCTTATTAT GACATTAGTGAAGCACCATTTGAACAAATTTACCGGCAGTGCAGCATAGCGTGCAAGAATTTTCTGAAACAAGCGCGCTTAAAACAGATAATGTAG